The following proteins are encoded in a genomic region of Magallana gigas chromosome 1, xbMagGiga1.1, whole genome shotgun sequence:
- the LOC136273571 gene encoding uncharacterized protein — MMEANHIFIQLLVIVVLTANHKSRAEIVRRLGKRALQILAINESLDAHDGVYNGAFNGPADTEFEFTGRSIEVNKGENNVFSALMTTREKSFNANSPYGSRMLTIKSNPTKETLSVFIDLNSKSRTQTTFPINNCLIGIEKLENGNQTQYKATVKNCAVEDGFEKYFMLTLKFKPWGSSTIHSTEELNVQNIEDFKYAKTYYTSDDIDTFNTILNNPALEADGVTTSDFQFQVSYWNPSRVGDDIVANYYWKYNI; from the exons ATGATGGAGGCAAACCATATCTTTATACAGCTTCTTGTAATTGTTGTACTGACTGCAAACCATAAATCT agAGCTGAAATTGTGCGAAGACTCGGAAAGCGCGCGCTACAAATACTGGCAATCAACGAATCACTGGACGCCCATGACGGAGTGTACAATGGCGCTTTCAACGGCCCAGCTGACACAGAGTTTGAATTCACAGGCAGGTCAATTGAAGTCAACAAAG gaGAAAACAACGTTTTCTCGGCCCTAATGACAACAAGGGAGAAAAGTTTCAATGCAAACAGTCCGTATGGTTCCCGGATGTTAACCATAAAGTCAAATCCCACGAAAGAAACCCTGTCGGTGTTCATTGATCTAAACTCAAAATCCCGCACACAAACAACATTTCCAATCAACAATTGCCTAATTGGAATAGAAAAGCTTGAAAATGGTAATCAAACACAATACAAAGCTACAGTGAAGAATTGTGCAGTTGAAGACGGATTTGAGAAGTATTTCATGCTAACTCTTAAGTTCAAACCGTGGGGGTCATCAACGATACATTCCACAGAAGAGCTGAATGTTCAGAATATTGAAGATTTCAAATACGCCAAAACGTATTACACCAGCGACGATATAGATACTTTTAACACCATTCTCAACAATCCTGCATTGGAGGCTGACGGAGTTACCACTTCAGACTTTCAATTCCAAGTTTCCTACTGGAATCCCTCCCGTGTAGGTGATGATATTGTTGCAAACTATTACTGGAAATACAATATCTGA